The nucleotide window TGCAGCTGCGCCAACTCGACCTGGGCCTTGCCCTCGGCGCTCTTGGCGTGCTGGGCGAAGATGTCCAGGATCAGGGCGGTCCGGTCGATCACCTTGACCTTGACCTTGTCCTCCAGGTTGCGCAGCTGAGCCGGTGCCAGCTCGCCGTCGCAGATCACCGTGTCGGCGCCGGTGGCCACCACCACCTCGCGGACCTCGGCGACCTTGCCCCGCCCGATGTAGGTGGCCGGATCAGGACGGTCGCGCCGCTGGATCAACCCTTCCAGCACCTGCGAGCCGGCGGTCTCGGCCAGCAGCTTCAGCTCGGCGAGCGCATTCTCGGCGTCGGTCTGCGTGCCGGAGGTCCAGACGCTGACCAGGACCACCCTCTCCAGCAGCAGCTGCCGATACTCGACCTCGGTGATGTCGGTAAGTTCGGTGGACATGCCGGCCACCCGCCGGAGCGAGATGCGATCGGCAAGGTCGAACTGGTCGCCGTCGTAGTTGACCTCGGCGTCAAGGTCGGCGTCACGACCGGGTCGCGCGGGCGACGGGTCGAAATGGTCGGTGGAAGTGTGGTCAGCCAAGCGAAAATCGTCCTTGATGAGTGATGGTCCTGCGTTCGCCGCCCAGCTTGTCACGCGCCACCAACAACGGCCAGCGGATTAGGCCTCGATCGCCGAACCTCAGCTGCCGAACGTGGTCACGGTCACCACGATCAGCACGACGATGACGACCAGCACGACGGCGGCGATGGACGCCAGCAGCGCGATCATCGCGGTCTTCCCGCCGAATGGCTGTTCGGCGGTCCCGATCCGGCCGGCGGCGTTCCTCCACAGCGGCGGGCTGTAGTGGAGGTCGAGCTGCTGACCGGACGTGATCGACAGGTCACCGGCTGCGCCGCCGTAGACGGTTCGGCCGTTGCGGACCGCCAGTTCGAGCCGCGCGTCGCCGGCCGGGAGCTGCAGGTCGTTGCGTCCCCAGCCGACCTCAACCGGTCTGCCGTCGATCTCCGCCTGCGGCTGCGCGCTCTTCGGCACCCCGAAGATGCCGTCCTTCGCGCGCAGGTGCAGGACGAGCCGGCCGGTCGGTGCGGGGACAGCCGACGGAGTCGAGAAGGACGGGTTCGCCATGGGTGTCCTCGCGGTCGACGGGTGGGGACGCCTCATTCTGGCAGTCGCCGGGTCAGTCGGCCGCAGGCCTTCGTGAACGGAATCGCCCCCGCATTCGCCGTGAACGGCGGTTCCAGCGCTGGGACCTGCAGTGCGCGGGTGATTGTGTTCGCGGTGCCGCGGATCGGCCCAGGTCAGATCCGATCGAGATCGAGTTGGCCGACGGCGACAATGACCGCCGGACCGGTGAGAAAGCTCTGTCGATCCCGCAACTCCACCTCGACACTGCCGCCGGGGACATCGACCCGATAGGTCAACGGGCGCTGGGGCTGGCCGGCTGCGACGGCGGCCGCGGCCGCCACCGCGACCGTGCCGGTGCCGCAGGACCGGGTCTCCCCCGATCCACGTTCGAAGACCCGCATGGAAACGTGGTGCGGACCCAGGCGTCGGACGAACTCGACATTCACGCCGTCCGGAAAACGATCTTGATGCGTCCACCGGGGCGCATGCCACAGCTCGAGTTCCTCAAGGTCGTCCACGAACGCCACCGCATGCGGATTCCCTACCTGCACGGGGAATGCCACCACTTCGGCTGTCAGACCGCCGACCGTGACGCCGATCTGCTCGGAGTCGACCGTGACCGGCCCCATGGCGACCCGATACCGGTCATCACCGAGCACCTCGGTCGGGCGCAGTCCGGCCCGGGTCGCGATGTTGATCACCAGCGGAGCAGCAAGATCATTTTCGATCAGGTAGTGAGCAAAGACGCGTACGCCGTTGCCGCACATCTCGGCGATCGAGCCGTCGGCGTTGCGGTAGTCCATGAACCACAGCTCGGGATCGCCCTGCCATTCGGGCACGTGCTGCGATCGCACCACCCGCAGGATGCCGTCGGCGCCGATGCCGGCGTGCCGGTCGCAGATGGCCGCGACCCGGTCGGCGGTCAGGGTCAGCTTGCCGTCGGGGTCGGGGATGATCACGAAATCGTTCTCGGTGCCGTGCCCCTTGGCGAAGTCGATCCGGTTCACGCGTCGATCCTGTTCACGAGTCGATCCTGTTCGGGGCAAGTCTGCCAGTCGCCGGCCGCGGACCCTCCGCGATATCAGGTCGGCGGATCCGCGATGGCCTTGCCGATGTCGACCTCGTTGCCTTCGGGATCGGCGATCGTGCCGCCGTCGTCGCGGGTGTATCGGCCGCCGGCCGCGAGTGCCGCCTGTCTGCGGGCAGCGACCTGGTCGTCGGGCACGTACACGTCGAGATGGATCCGGTTGCGTTGCTCACGCCGGGCGGTGTCGTTGGGGTCCATCTGCTGGAAGATCATCGGACGATTGAGTCGCCGTGGGTCGTAGATGTCGGTGACGAACCCTCGCGGATCGTTCCGGTAGCCGAGCACCGCCCGCCAGAATTCGCGGACCGGCGCGATGTCGACGGCATCGATGCAGACCTGGACGAACCGCAGCCGATTCGGGTCAGCGGTCAGACCCTTGTCCTGGGCGGTCTGCTGGACACGGCGGGCGGTCTCACCGAATCGCGCGTCCTCCCATTGATCCTTGCCCGTGTCGATCATGACTCCCGCGGGGCGGAGGTCGATCATCAACGGCAGACCGATCTCGTCGGCCACTGCTGCGACCTCCTCGGCGAGGTCGACGGACTGCTCGAAGTTCCTCGTCGGGTAGAAGACCATCCCGCCGAATGGCAGTCGCCAGTCGGCCGTCTCGAGTCCGTCGTCCACACCGTCGGCTGGGACGTAGTCGACCTCGTTGCCTTCGGCATCGGTCAGCAGCACTTCGCCGTCTGCCGGCGCCCAGTGCCCGTTCCCGCCGAAGCGCCGCGCGACAGCGACCCGCTGTTCGGCGATCTCGGCAGGTACGGAAACATCGAAGTGGATCCGATCGCGCAGCGGCCGCGGCGTGGCCGGGTAGAACCAGACACGGGGATCGCGTCGCAGCGGATCGAGCAGGTCGTCGTACTCGGTGTCCTCGTATCCCAGCAGAGCTTGCCAGAACGGCAACAAGGTCGTCTTGTCGTCGGTGTCGATGCCCCACTCCAGGTTCTGGGGCACCGACGGATCCGGCGTCAGCGCCAACTCGCGCGCGACCGCAGAAATGGCCTGTGCCAAGGCGAGGTCGGCCGTGGTCCATCTGCGGGTGTCGGGGACCGGGATCCAGACCTGCACGCCGCTCCCGCGAAGATCGACGTTCGGTTGCATGCTGCCGGCCACCTGATCGTCGGCACGCAGGCCGACGATCCGGCGAAGCAACGCCGCACCGTCACGATGGGACGTCGCCGCGAACCAGCTGCCGACACCGGAGGTGCTGAGCACTCGCCAGTCCTTCGCTGCGTCCTGGAACTCCCAACCCCGAATCGGTTCTGGTGGCATGGCTGTCAGCCTGCCAGAGGCCGCCCCGGACATGTCGAACCCGGCTGGATCGCCATGGTGGAATGGGGCGAATGCAGCACCACACCGATCCTCAGCTGCGGCCGGCCGTCCCGAACGATGCCGACGAACTTTTCCGGATGGCCCAACTGCTGGCCACATCGGCCACGCCGCAACGGCAGACGTTCGACCACCTCCTCACCGAGATCCTCGCCGACCCACACCAATATCTGCTGGTCGCCGCAGCGCCGACCGGGCTGAGCGGCTACCTGTACGGCCTGATCCACCCCGCCTTCCACGCCAACGGCAAGATTGCTTGGGCCGAAGAACTCTTCGTCGATCCCGACCTACGCGGCGCCGGCCTCGGCCGCAAACTCATGACCGACTTCGAGGACTGGGCCAAGCAAGTCGGCCACGCTCAGTACATCGCGGTGGCAACACGCCGAGCTCACGACTTCTATGACGCCATCGGCTTCGCCGAATCCGCCACGTACTTCAAGAAGACACTGACCTGAGGAACGAGGCGGCCCCGAATTCCGGGATCGTCAGTCTGGTGCGGGCAGCAGAGCAACCGTTCAGCACATTCCTACGGCTCGGTCGAGGAGGTCGGCTGACTCGGCGTCCAGCCAGTGGATTCGCCGGTCGCGACGGAACCAGCCGTCCTGCCGGCGGGCGAACTTCCGGGTCTGGGTGATGGTGCGCTGCTCGGCCTGCTGTTCGTCGAACTCGCCGTCCAGGAACTGCAGGATCTGGCGATAGCCGAGCGCTCGGCAGGCTGTCTTTCCCTCCCGAAGCCCGCAGTCGATCAGACCGCGGACCTCGTCCACGAAGCCGTCGGCCCACATCTGCTTCACCCGGGCGGCGATCCGCCCGTCGAGCGCCGGCCGCGGCAGCGCCAGACCGATCTGGACCACCGGATCCAGCGCGTACTCGTGTTCGGGCAGGTCGGCGCTGAACGGCCGCCCGGTCAGCTCGATCACCTCCAGGGCGCGGACGATCCGGCGTCCGTTGCCGGGCAGGATGGACGCCGCCGCGTCCGGATCCTGCTCCGTCAGCCGCCGATGCAGGGCGTCCGGCCCCACCCGCTCCAGTTCGGCCTCCAGCCGGCTCCGGACGGCGGGATCGGTGCCGGGGAACTCGAACCGATCGATGATCGCCCGCACGTACAGCGCCGAACCGCCGACCAGGATCGGCGTCACCCCGCGGCCCCGGCAGTCCTCGATCGCCTGCCGGGCCAACTGCTGGAACTCCGCGACCGATGCGGTCTCGGTGACGTCCAGGATGTCGATCAGGTGATGCGGTACGCCGCCCCGTTCGGCCGGGGTCGGCTTGGCCGTGCCGATGTCCATGCCGCGGTAGACCAGCATCGAATCGGCGTTGACGATCTCCGCCGGACGTCCGCTCCCGGCCAGCCGCTGCGCCAGCCGCACCGCCAGCGACGACTTCCCGGACGCGGTCGCGCCGATCAGCACCACCAGGGGCGGACGAGTCGGCGGTGTTACGGGTTCGGGCGGCGGCACCCGGTCATGATCCCGCACCGCACGACCGCGCGCCCAACCGCGGTCGCGCCACACTCTCGCCTTGTGGCCGGATCTTCGGCAGAATGCGAAGCGTCAGGGCCGTCGACGCGACGGTCGACCCAGACGAAGGAGAAGTCCGATGGGAATCTTCGACAAGGCGAAGGATCTGCTCTCCGACAACAAGGACAAGGTCGCCGACGGCATCGACAAGGCAGCCGACATGGCGGACCAGAAGACCGGCGGCGAATACAGCGAGAAGATCGATCAGGGCGCGGAGGCCGCCAAGGAGAAGGCCGACGACCTGCTCGACCAGGACGGCCAGTAGCCGACTTCTGTCCGGCCCGGCGCCGGTTCAGGCGCCGGCGCCGGCCTGCGGCGGTGCCGTCGGATCGTTCTCCGGCCCACTCTGTTCACGCAGGATGTAGTCCTCGATCGCCTCGATGTTCTCCCGCGATCGGGAGACGACGTTGAGCAGGTCGCTCATCGTGGCGACCTCCTCCACCTGCTCCTTGATGAACCACTGCATGAACTGATCGGAGGCGAAGTCGGACTCGTCCCGGGCGATCTTGGTCAGCTGATTGATCTGCTCGGTGACCCGTTTCTCCTGCTCCAGCGCCAATTGCACCGGCGCCACCACGTCGGCGAACTCGGTGACCGGCGCATCGACACCCGGAATCACCACCTGCGCCCCCTGGTCGACCAGGTACTTGATCATCATCATCGCGTGGCCGCGCTCCTCCAGCGCCTGCCGGTAGAAGAATCCCGCCAGCTGCGG belongs to Microlunatus elymi and includes:
- the dapF gene encoding diaminopimelate epimerase, whose protein sequence is MNRIDFAKGHGTENDFVIIPDPDGKLTLTADRVAAICDRHAGIGADGILRVVRSQHVPEWQGDPELWFMDYRNADGSIAEMCGNGVRVFAHYLIENDLAAPLVINIATRAGLRPTEVLGDDRYRVAMGPVTVDSEQIGVTVGGLTAEVVAFPVQVGNPHAVAFVDDLEELELWHAPRWTHQDRFPDGVNVEFVRRLGPHHVSMRVFERGSGETRSCGTGTVAVAAAAAVAAGQPQRPLTYRVDVPGGSVEVELRDRQSFLTGPAVIVAVGQLDLDRI
- a CDS encoding VOC family protein, whose protein sequence is MPPEPIRGWEFQDAAKDWRVLSTSGVGSWFAATSHRDGAALLRRIVGLRADDQVAGSMQPNVDLRGSGVQVWIPVPDTRRWTTADLALAQAISAVARELALTPDPSVPQNLEWGIDTDDKTTLLPFWQALLGYEDTEYDDLLDPLRRDPRVWFYPATPRPLRDRIHFDVSVPAEIAEQRVAVARRFGGNGHWAPADGEVLLTDAEGNEVDYVPADGVDDGLETADWRLPFGGMVFYPTRNFEQSVDLAEEVAAVADEIGLPLMIDLRPAGVMIDTGKDQWEDARFGETARRVQQTAQDKGLTADPNRLRFVQVCIDAVDIAPVREFWRAVLGYRNDPRGFVTDIYDPRRLNRPMIFQQMDPNDTARREQRNRIHLDVYVPDDQVAARRQAALAAGGRYTRDDGGTIADPEGNEVDIGKAIADPPT
- a CDS encoding GNAT family N-acetyltransferase — translated: MQHHTDPQLRPAVPNDADELFRMAQLLATSATPQRQTFDHLLTEILADPHQYLLVAAAPTGLSGYLYGLIHPAFHANGKIAWAEELFVDPDLRGAGLGRKLMTDFEDWAKQVGHAQYIAVATRRAHDFYDAIGFAESATYFKKTLT
- the miaA gene encoding tRNA (adenosine(37)-N6)-dimethylallyltransferase MiaA, with product MLIGATASGKSSLAVRLAQRLAGSGRPAEIVNADSMLVYRGMDIGTAKPTPAERGGVPHHLIDILDVTETASVAEFQQLARQAIEDCRGRGVTPILVGGSALYVRAIIDRFEFPGTDPAVRSRLEAELERVGPDALHRRLTEQDPDAAASILPGNGRRIVRALEVIELTGRPFSADLPEHEYALDPVVQIGLALPRPALDGRIAARVKQMWADGFVDEVRGLIDCGLREGKTACRALGYRQILQFLDGEFDEQQAEQRTITQTRKFARRQDGWFRRDRRIHWLDAESADLLDRAVGMC
- a CDS encoding antitoxin, coding for MGIFDKAKDLLSDNKDKVADGIDKAADMADQKTGGEYSEKIDQGAEAAKEKADDLLDQDGQ
- a CDS encoding ferritin produces the protein MPAERFVTQLNEQIGHEFAAHQQYLACAVHYEDRTMPQLAGFFYRQALEERGHAMMMIKYLVDQGAQVVIPGVDAPVTEFADVVAPVQLALEQEKRVTEQINQLTKIARDESDFASDQFMQWFIKEQVEEVATMSDLLNVVSRSRENIEAIEDYILREQSGPENDPTAPPQAGAGA